Proteins co-encoded in one Myxococcales bacterium genomic window:
- the thiL gene encoding thiamine-phosphate kinase codes for MSTLGQLGEFELISRIAARAAGLGTPEIVVGIGDDAAILRPRRGEDLVVSTDALVENTHFCWDNQAPATIGRRALLVNLSDLAAMGARPVGFTLALAAPPSLEIARIDAFLTGLLREAKTHACPLVGGNLSRARETCLTLTVVGAVKRGRALLRGSARPGDRIFVTGTLGGAALALANSQLRGGKLRHLPTPRIAAGRALARMTRPGACIDLSDGFEADLDHVLQASGVGAAIDTARIPLPRGFLTACAKRKLDPIQTAIRAGEDYELLFTLRPSAAKRTTEAVLSKRLGARVSEVGCITKSRGVTGLPRRVKAVGYRHF; via the coding sequence ATGTCCACCCTCGGCCAACTCGGCGAATTCGAACTCATCTCCCGCATTGCGGCCCGCGCGGCGGGTCTAGGCACCCCCGAAATCGTTGTGGGTATTGGAGATGATGCGGCCATCCTGCGCCCGCGCCGGGGTGAAGACCTGGTGGTCTCGACCGATGCGCTTGTAGAAAACACCCATTTTTGTTGGGACAATCAAGCCCCGGCGACGATCGGTCGCCGTGCGCTTCTCGTAAACCTTTCCGATCTGGCTGCAATGGGCGCGCGACCCGTGGGCTTTACGCTCGCGCTCGCGGCGCCGCCGTCCCTCGAGATTGCCCGCATCGACGCCTTTCTCACCGGCTTGCTGCGCGAAGCCAAGACCCATGCTTGCCCTCTGGTCGGTGGAAATTTGAGTCGCGCACGCGAAACCTGCTTGACGCTCACGGTAGTCGGTGCGGTCAAGCGCGGTCGCGCGCTGCTGCGCGGTTCCGCCCGCCCGGGCGACCGCATCTTCGTCACCGGCACCCTCGGTGGTGCGGCGCTAGCACTCGCCAACAGCCAGCTGCGGGGAGGAAAGCTTCGCCACCTCCCCACGCCGCGCATTGCGGCCGGCAGGGCCCTGGCGCGCATGACGCGGCCCGGTGCGTGCATTGATCTCTCCGACGGATTCGAAGCGGATCTCGATCACGTGCTGCAAGCGTCTGGCGTTGGCGCTGCCATCGACACGGCCCGCATCCCGCTGCCCCGAGGTTTTCTCACTGCGTGTGCGAAACGAAAACTCGACCCCATCCAGACCGCGATTCGAGCCGGGGAAGACTACGAACTGTTGTTTACCCTGCGTCCCTCCGCAGCAAAGCGGACGACTGAAGCCGTGCTCAGCAAGCGTTTGGGCGCAAGAGTGAGCGAGGTGGGGTGCATCACCAAGTCCCGGGGCGTGACGGGATTGCCGCGTCGGGTGAAGGCTGTGGGGTATCGCCACTTCTGA
- a CDS encoding methyl-accepting chemotaxis protein, producing the protein MRIALTHKFVFGSLLVAASAAVLPWGIRAFGLDFPEWGSVFIALGVGGGLGFVLSRSLGQKFEILSRATDRIRNGDLTVELPVGRTAVFPDETDDLAKSVHEMLAKLNTFVGRVQENADVVTASAHNLNREIEHVREGNEGISSTIAAAAEGTAHQRDLLQRVTELIGQISMEIELNAGRAREAFGFAAEANQKASSGVDVSRLAIEKMRTVFERVEQTGLMVFDLEAKTRHVHQITEIITSVAHRTNLLSLNASIEAARAGEAGRGFSVVADEIRKLSESAGRSADEISKLINEIQSDTNDVADEMRKSSEMISEGREDVNTIADSLGQISMAVGEAATRSEEIFHGADTHVMSAERMVTAMSELRTSAEGSDSAQEDVSRMARGQLSAVSKIVDGSQDLLTVAEELRELLSFYRTATARPGWEAQS; encoded by the coding sequence GTGAGAATCGCCTTGACCCACAAGTTTGTCTTCGGATCGCTCTTGGTCGCTGCTTCGGCAGCGGTATTGCCATGGGGTATCCGCGCGTTCGGACTCGACTTTCCCGAATGGGGATCGGTCTTCATCGCGCTCGGAGTCGGGGGCGGTTTGGGCTTCGTGTTGTCCCGAAGCCTTGGGCAAAAATTTGAAATCCTGAGCCGGGCCACCGACCGCATTCGCAACGGTGATTTGACCGTCGAACTCCCGGTGGGCCGCACTGCTGTTTTTCCGGACGAAACCGATGACCTGGCCAAGAGCGTTCATGAAATGTTGGCCAAGCTCAACACCTTCGTCGGCCGGGTGCAGGAAAACGCCGACGTCGTGACCGCCTCGGCGCACAATCTCAATCGCGAGATTGAACACGTCCGCGAAGGCAACGAAGGCATTTCGAGCACCATAGCGGCCGCCGCAGAGGGAACCGCGCATCAACGCGATTTGCTGCAACGGGTGACGGAACTGATCGGCCAGATCTCGATGGAAATTGAACTCAACGCCGGCCGCGCCCGGGAAGCCTTTGGTTTTGCGGCCGAGGCCAATCAAAAGGCGAGCAGTGGTGTCGACGTGTCCCGGTTGGCGATCGAAAAGATGCGCACCGTGTTCGAACGCGTCGAACAAACGGGTCTCATGGTCTTCGATCTCGAAGCCAAGACGCGACACGTTCACCAGATCACGGAGATCATCACCAGTGTCGCGCACCGCACCAACTTGCTGTCGCTGAACGCGTCAATCGAAGCGGCCCGCGCCGGTGAAGCCGGACGCGGCTTCTCGGTCGTGGCAGACGAGATTCGCAAGCTCTCCGAAAGCGCGGGACGCAGCGCGGACGAGATCTCAAAGCTCATCAACGAAATTCAATCGGACACCAACGACGTGGCCGACGAAATGCGAAAGTCGAGCGAGATGATCAGCGAAGGGCGCGAAGACGTGAACACCATCGCGGATTCGCTCGGCCAGATCAGCATGGCGGTCGGCGAAGCGGCGACCCGCTCCGAAGAAATTTTTCACGGCGCAGACACCCATGTGATGAGCGCCGAGCGCATGGTGACCGCCATGAGCGAACTCAGGACGAGTGCCGAGGGCAGCGACTCCGCACAAGAGGATGTTTCGCGCATGGCGCGCGGCCAACTCAGTGCAGTGTCAAAGATCGTCGACGGTTCCCAGGATCTTTTGACCGTGGCCGAAGAGTTGCGCGAGTTGTTGAGCTTCTACCGTACCGCGACGGCCCGACCCGGCTGGGAGGCTCAGTCATGA
- a CDS encoding chemotaxis protein CheW: MSEMGGEMAGALSTDRLMVFDVSGTSYALPIAGILEVVEVTGVNCVPMVPRDRGGIINWHGEALPVVAPHLLLGGTAIALRAPGEAQPYLVVSDRPDASASLGLPIDFVSGLVDGVPGRPHDNQVVIERRPVDGRVVSVIDPRRLVTRAAEVIESAAT; encoded by the coding sequence ATGAGCGAAATGGGCGGCGAAATGGCTGGAGCGCTGAGCACCGATCGTCTGATGGTCTTCGACGTCTCGGGCACCAGCTACGCGCTCCCGATCGCCGGCATCCTCGAAGTCGTCGAAGTCACGGGAGTGAACTGTGTGCCCATGGTCCCGCGCGATCGGGGCGGAATCATCAACTGGCACGGCGAAGCGCTGCCGGTGGTGGCTCCTCACCTGCTGCTCGGAGGCACCGCAATCGCTCTCCGCGCTCCTGGAGAGGCTCAGCCCTACCTGGTGGTGTCAGATCGCCCGGATGCCTCCGCTTCGCTCGGATTACCTATCGATTTTGTCTCCGGATTGGTCGATGGGGTACCGGGAAGACCGCACGACAACCAAGTTGTAATTGAAAGACGGCCAGTGGATGGCCGAGTAGTCAGTGTGATTGATCCGCGGCGTCTCGTGACGCGTGCGGCAGAAGTCATTGAGAGTGCTGCCACCTGA
- a CDS encoding response regulator, translating to MKARILIADDASFMRQMIREIIEPEGYEVVGEATNGIEAVEQFLELRPDLVTMDIVMPKRSGIDAVKGILAEDPQAMVVMCSALGQETLVMEALQAGAKDFIVKPFKPDAVISTLDKILGKGE from the coding sequence ATGAAAGCTCGAATTCTGATCGCCGATGACGCTTCGTTCATGCGCCAGATGATCCGTGAGATCATCGAGCCTGAAGGCTACGAGGTCGTGGGAGAAGCGACCAACGGGATCGAAGCTGTGGAGCAATTCCTGGAACTGCGTCCGGACCTCGTCACGATGGACATCGTGATGCCCAAGAGGTCGGGGATCGACGCGGTCAAGGGCATTCTCGCCGAAGACCCGCAGGCCATGGTGGTGATGTGCAGTGCGCTGGGTCAGGAAACCCTGGTGATGGAGGCGCTGCAGGCTGGCGCAAAGGACTTCATCGTAAAGCCGTTCAAGCCCGACGCGGTGATTTCCACCTTGGACAAGATTCTCGGCAAGGGCGAATAA
- a CDS encoding Hpt domain-containing protein — MAKFRALFLEEAAEHLSEIGSALLDLEKDTASADSIDVIFRMAHSIKSMAASVGYESVTELSHALEDRMEIIRTAGCVPAGDTLSVLFRGLEGLEQMVAIVSETGETPPERFDLIALLSESLETPPVPAPSREPEPADAAELDVELVAVMAALEAESGAKKKHLN; from the coding sequence ATGGCCAAATTCCGGGCGCTCTTCTTGGAAGAAGCGGCTGAGCATCTCTCCGAAATCGGCAGCGCGCTGCTCGATCTCGAGAAGGATACGGCTTCGGCCGATTCCATCGATGTGATATTCCGGATGGCCCACTCCATTAAATCGATGGCCGCTTCGGTTGGCTATGAATCGGTCACGGAGTTGTCGCACGCCCTCGAAGATCGCATGGAAATCATTCGCACCGCTGGTTGTGTTCCAGCTGGCGATACGCTGAGCGTGCTGTTCCGGGGCCTGGAAGGGCTCGAACAGATGGTCGCGATCGTGAGTGAAACCGGAGAGACGCCCCCAGAACGTTTCGACTTGATCGCGTTGTTGAGCGAGTCGCTCGAAACTCCCCCGGTCCCGGCCCCCTCGCGTGAACCCGAGCCGGCCGATGCAGCGGAACTCGATGTCGAGCTCGTCGCCGTAATGGCAGCCCTCGAGGCGGAGTCCGGAGCAAAAAAAAAACACTTGAACTGA
- a CDS encoding chemotaxis protein CheW yields the protein MRVRTETLDRFLGTVGEVILSSRQLRGATDHGAHSAEQSEHFDRVERRVNELQRRVLDLRTTPLLRVMENLPRVARQIAESLGKRVDVQLLGTELELDRSILDRLNEPLLHIVRNAVDHGLESVEDRIRAGKTEVGHLVIEARREQNSIVIEVNDDGGGINLDAVRRRAIEAGLLHSNLADDLPDEEIAALIFKPGLSTSESVTDISGRGVGMDAVKATIEALGGAVSLLTTQGQGTTTRLEVPITAAVQRVLLVEVSGERVALPISKVERILEVPAASIEESGGETFTLVDDEPILVLDLARCIELESTDHPDPVPLAVTDVRGEIVALRVNKFVSQHEVYVKPVPDLLSPVKGLAGMTILEDGIPVFLLDLNHLI from the coding sequence GTGCGGGTGCGGACCGAGACCCTGGACCGCTTTCTCGGTACCGTGGGCGAGGTCATCCTGAGTTCGCGCCAATTGCGTGGCGCCACCGATCACGGCGCGCACAGCGCTGAACAATCCGAGCACTTCGATCGAGTCGAACGTCGGGTCAATGAACTTCAACGGCGCGTGCTCGATCTGCGTACCACGCCGCTGCTGCGAGTGATGGAAAATCTTCCCCGAGTGGCGCGTCAAATCGCGGAATCGCTCGGCAAGCGTGTGGATGTACAACTGCTGGGCACCGAACTCGAACTCGATCGCTCGATTCTCGACCGCCTGAACGAGCCGCTGCTGCATATCGTGCGCAATGCGGTCGATCACGGGCTGGAGAGCGTCGAAGACCGGATCCGCGCCGGCAAAACCGAAGTCGGGCACCTCGTGATCGAAGCGCGCAGGGAACAAAATTCGATCGTGATCGAAGTCAACGACGACGGTGGTGGGATCAACCTCGACGCGGTGCGCAGGCGGGCGATCGAGGCGGGCCTGTTGCATTCGAATCTTGCCGACGACTTGCCGGACGAAGAGATCGCGGCCCTGATCTTCAAGCCGGGGCTCTCGACCTCAGAGAGCGTCACCGATATTTCCGGCCGCGGCGTGGGCATGGATGCCGTCAAGGCCACGATCGAAGCCCTCGGCGGCGCGGTGAGCCTGCTCACAACCCAGGGCCAGGGAACCACCACTCGCCTCGAAGTGCCGATTACAGCCGCCGTACAGCGTGTCCTGCTGGTGGAGGTTTCCGGCGAGCGCGTAGCCCTGCCGATCTCCAAGGTCGAACGCATCCTCGAAGTTCCTGCGGCTTCGATCGAAGAGAGTGGCGGTGAAACGTTCACTCTAGTCGACGATGAGCCGATCTTGGTACTGGATCTTGCGCGTTGTATTGAACTCGAGAGTACGGATCATCCGGACCCGGTCCCGCTGGCGGTGACCGACGTTCGTGGTGAGATCGTCGCCCTACGGGTCAACAAGTTTGTGAGTCAGCACGAAGTCTACGTCAAGCCCGTTCCCGACCTGCTTTCACCCGTGAAGGGGCTGGCGGGCATGACGATTTTGGAAGACGGAATTCCCGTTTTTTTGTTGGATCTCAATCACCTGATCTGA
- a CDS encoding chemotaxis protein CheC — protein sequence MTALQETDIDRLSELANIGAGHAAGAFAQLTGRSIKMKVPRIRLSGLPIDVRQGEIVIGEATPSGWEDRDWTTGVIFEFDGCLNAVVAILFRRSMRDAVVRNLIGQEEGYLPPETVESALMEVGNVLASHVASAIAETLGARLLPSIPMLALDSAFEQLESVTEFRNSAGELWIECELVDDEGNLGGMVVLVPDLEPTEPS from the coding sequence GTGACAGCTCTGCAAGAAACAGACATCGATCGACTGAGCGAACTCGCCAACATCGGCGCGGGTCACGCAGCGGGGGCGTTTGCCCAGCTCACGGGTCGGTCGATCAAGATGAAAGTGCCGCGGATTCGTTTGTCGGGTCTGCCGATCGACGTCCGCCAGGGTGAGATCGTGATCGGTGAAGCGACGCCATCGGGCTGGGAAGATCGCGACTGGACGACCGGAGTCATCTTCGAGTTCGACGGCTGCCTGAACGCCGTCGTGGCCATTCTCTTCCGACGCTCCATGCGCGACGCAGTCGTGCGAAACCTGATCGGCCAGGAAGAGGGATATCTCCCGCCCGAGACCGTCGAATCGGCGCTGATGGAAGTTGGCAACGTGCTCGCCTCACACGTAGCCAGCGCAATTGCCGAGACCCTCGGCGCCCGGCTACTCCCCTCCATCCCGATGCTGGCCCTCGATTCCGCCTTCGAGCAACTCGAAAGCGTGACAGAATTCCGCAACAGCGCCGGCGAACTCTGGATAGAGTGCGAGTTGGTAGACGACGAAGGAAACCTGGGCGGAATGGTAGTCCTGGTCCCCGACCTCGAACCCACCGAGCCCAGCTGA
- the larB gene encoding nickel pincer cofactor biosynthesis protein LarB → MDRDRIRQLLEDVKQGDVEIDAAMQSLASFPFVDTPSARVDTQRSLRMGIPEVVYGPGKTVEQIIEIVTALREAEQDVLVTRVEEAVATEVLGLFPSGEYDSLARLLWFGRAEVPIVGKGTIAIVCAGTSDLPVATEAAVVARRFGNKVETLTDVGVAGIHRLFASQELLYSARVLIVVAGMEGALPSVVGGLVDKPVIAVPTSVGYGVALGGVTALMGMLTSCASNVTTVNIDNGYGAAYVATLINRL, encoded by the coding sequence ATGGACCGCGACCGCATCAGGCAGTTGTTAGAGGACGTAAAGCAAGGCGATGTCGAAATCGATGCCGCCATGCAGTCCCTCGCGAGCTTCCCCTTTGTCGATACGCCGAGTGCACGCGTCGACACCCAGCGCTCGCTCCGCATGGGGATTCCTGAAGTCGTGTACGGCCCCGGAAAAACCGTGGAGCAAATTATCGAAATCGTGACCGCGTTGCGCGAAGCGGAACAGGACGTGCTCGTAACCCGGGTCGAAGAAGCGGTAGCGACTGAGGTGCTCGGTTTATTCCCGTCGGGCGAATACGACTCCCTCGCGCGGCTGCTCTGGTTCGGCAGGGCAGAGGTTCCTATTGTGGGCAAGGGAACCATCGCAATCGTGTGTGCCGGGACGAGCGATCTCCCGGTGGCGACCGAAGCCGCCGTGGTGGCCCGCCGCTTCGGAAACAAAGTCGAAACCCTGACAGATGTCGGGGTCGCGGGCATCCATCGCCTGTTTGCATCGCAAGAGCTTCTCTACTCGGCGCGCGTACTGATCGTGGTCGCGGGAATGGAAGGGGCGCTGCCTTCGGTGGTGGGTGGCCTGGTGGACAAGCCGGTCATCGCGGTACCGACGAGCGTGGGCTACGGAGTGGCCCTGGGCGGCGTGACTGCTTTGATGGGCATGCTGACCAGCTGTGCCTCCAATGTAACCACGGTCAACATCGACAACGGATACGGTGCCGCATATGTCGCGACCCTCATCAACCGGCTCTAG
- the larC gene encoding nickel pincer cofactor biosynthesis protein LarC, whose protein sequence is MSRPSSTGSSRKAGSRPTSKPTSKTASKTTSKTKPRRRSKRALAASSRVLHLDLFSGISGNMFLGALLDLGLSRKQLDRDLSGLGVEYKLRVRNVSRGALAARYVEVLVPGQKKAPAKKKANLVAPHPHAHDYTHTHTHTHTHTHAQVHPHAHSHGKSYRQVRTLLKKADLETPIRNRALAIFEAMAVAEGKVHGVAPDDVHFHEVGAVDAIVDITGAAIGLERLGIERVTASPVALGHGSVQTEHGLLPLPAPATLELLRGIPTVPAHVAWETVTPTGAAILRTIVDEFSPLPAMTVEKIGHGAGNDRPGPMPNILRAVLGSAGEKFFDRIVSLECNLDDFVPEHFDYLMERLFKCGALDVSLQNIQMKKNRPGFLVRVLARPNQRIELAEILMAESTTLGVRTVEWDRVVLPRHSQKVITPYGRIAVKFVRKSDGRMDVSAEYDDCKRAARKHDVALREVIQAAELAAQDTLE, encoded by the coding sequence ATGTCGCGACCCTCATCAACCGGCTCTAGTCGCAAGGCCGGGTCCAGGCCTACGTCCAAGCCTACCTCCAAGACCGCGTCTAAGACCACGTCTAAGACCAAGCCCAGGCGCCGGTCGAAGCGGGCGCTCGCGGCATCGAGTCGTGTTCTGCATCTCGATCTGTTCTCCGGTATTTCGGGGAACATGTTCCTGGGCGCACTGCTCGACCTCGGGCTTTCGCGCAAGCAGCTCGACCGCGATCTCTCGGGCCTCGGCGTGGAATACAAACTGCGCGTGAGGAACGTGTCGCGGGGAGCGCTCGCTGCTCGCTATGTCGAGGTGCTGGTTCCGGGCCAGAAGAAAGCCCCAGCGAAGAAGAAGGCAAACTTGGTCGCCCCTCACCCGCATGCACACGACTACACCCATACCCATACCCATACCCATACCCATACCCACGCCCAGGTTCACCCCCACGCGCACAGCCACGGCAAGAGTTATCGCCAGGTGCGGACGCTGCTGAAGAAGGCCGATCTCGAAACGCCCATTCGCAACCGAGCGCTCGCAATCTTTGAAGCGATGGCGGTGGCCGAGGGCAAAGTCCACGGCGTAGCACCGGATGACGTGCATTTTCACGAGGTAGGGGCGGTGGACGCGATCGTCGACATCACCGGTGCGGCCATTGGGTTGGAACGTCTGGGCATCGAGCGCGTCACCGCGTCACCGGTCGCGCTGGGTCACGGCAGCGTGCAGACCGAACACGGCTTGCTGCCGTTGCCGGCGCCCGCCACCCTGGAATTGCTTCGCGGCATTCCCACCGTGCCCGCCCACGTTGCCTGGGAAACCGTGACTCCAACCGGCGCAGCCATTTTGCGCACCATAGTCGACGAGTTCTCACCACTCCCCGCAATGACCGTGGAAAAGATCGGTCACGGTGCGGGGAACGATCGCCCGGGTCCCATGCCCAATATATTGCGGGCGGTGCTGGGCAGTGCCGGCGAAAAATTCTTCGACCGCATCGTTTCCCTCGAATGCAATTTGGACGATTTCGTGCCGGAGCACTTCGACTATCTGATGGAGCGGTTGTTCAAGTGTGGCGCGCTCGATGTGTCGCTGCAGAACATCCAGATGAAAAAGAACCGGCCGGGTTTTCTCGTGCGAGTGCTCGCGCGACCAAATCAACGGATCGAATTGGCCGAGATCTTGATGGCCGAGTCCACGACCCTCGGTGTGCGCACGGTCGAATGGGACCGGGTCGTGCTACCGCGCCACAGTCAAAAAGTCATCACGCCCTACGGTCGCATCGCGGTCAAATTTGTTCGCAAGAGCGACGGGCGCATGGATGTGTCTGCGGAATACGACGATTGCAAGCGCGCCGCCCGCAAGCACGATGTTGCCCTACGAGAAGTGATCCAGGCCGCCGAACTGGCCGCCCAGGATACGCTCGAGTGA
- a CDS encoding alpha/beta fold hydrolase, producing MSETSGPVVDRSAFEMTPPGYDGRVSVLCLHGLTGTPYEMRPIAEALVRRGIRCVGPVMAGHERTAEELAKTPYRAWIELARAALVKLRADSEQVFISGMSMGGLVTLALAAENLADAVAVMGTPLRLSLPIRLAVPLLKFVVPHRKKSGNTDIQNEEARARHPSLDALPLASVHELIKMQKVVRQGLPKITAPVFVGHGALDRTANPRDAREIFAEVNASERALHIGHRSGHVVSVDHDGPEIATAIADFFGRQVSSD from the coding sequence GTGAGCGAAACCAGCGGGCCGGTGGTAGATCGCTCTGCATTCGAGATGACACCGCCAGGCTACGACGGGCGTGTCTCCGTTTTGTGCTTGCACGGCCTTACGGGCACGCCGTACGAGATGCGTCCGATCGCCGAAGCATTGGTGCGTCGAGGGATTCGCTGCGTGGGCCCCGTCATGGCCGGCCACGAACGCACGGCCGAGGAACTGGCCAAGACGCCTTACCGGGCATGGATCGAACTTGCACGCGCCGCACTCGTCAAGTTGCGGGCCGACTCCGAGCAGGTGTTCATCTCGGGCATGTCCATGGGCGGGCTCGTGACCCTCGCGCTGGCCGCAGAAAATTTGGCCGATGCCGTGGCGGTCATGGGCACTCCATTGCGACTGAGTCTGCCGATCCGGTTGGCAGTTCCGTTACTGAAGTTCGTTGTGCCCCATCGCAAAAAATCGGGCAACACCGATATCCAGAACGAAGAGGCCCGGGCGCGTCATCCCTCTCTCGACGCCCTTCCCCTGGCCAGCGTTCACGAGCTCATCAAAATGCAAAAGGTCGTGCGTCAGGGGCTGCCAAAGATCACGGCGCCGGTCTTTGTCGGCCACGGAGCGCTCGATCGGACCGCGAATCCCCGGGATGCGCGCGAAATTTTTGCTGAAGTCAACGCGAGCGAACGGGCGCTACACATCGGTCATCGTTCGGGGCATGTCGTCTCGGTAGACCACGACGGTCCCGAAATCGCCACCGCAATCGCAGATTTCTTTGGGCGCCAGGTTTCGAGCGACTAG
- a CDS encoding response regulator, which yields MNEASNESNQARVSRRLEAMGIRVRPLPGGRCVLASMRSSGRPLETLNGSLPFSEFVFSTVGHDRIKCLRPQALFMLPIVRMTNCTDAESLEARILGAWASYMQELRSAEDWLRGLGVDVNAASNGAMLNVAIAGECQAVKVQVNQPRKVILPSDGPLSGVTLMRPEDRILEIDPCVDSAVDFEIIITSRLDELSSMDKRLKEEQRRKAMWDSADLTATNHERASDRPLRILLVGQRLATERSCIDSLRLRKYEVEIARSLNEAVDLYNHISPELVIADVNLGRSDGIELIAALRTVVGIEEIPVILVDDHRRSKRRAAAQQAGAIGYLTYPIQVAKISQRLEEIIERPKRRRFTRYPQRTAVKIQGSSAHSTAVTIGRGGMMIHTDDNFSINSIHSCDLVLSELGRNLQLDAEVLYRVNGSGRRGVGFRFQSMTAENEASLIEYLHCLH from the coding sequence GTGAACGAAGCCAGCAACGAATCGAACCAGGCCCGCGTCTCGCGGCGACTCGAGGCGATGGGGATCCGTGTCCGCCCACTCCCGGGTGGCCGCTGTGTGCTGGCGTCGATGCGCTCCTCCGGGCGCCCGCTCGAAACCCTCAACGGAAGCCTTCCGTTCAGCGAATTCGTCTTTTCGACAGTGGGACACGACCGGATCAAGTGCCTGCGCCCTCAGGCGTTGTTCATGCTGCCAATTGTGCGCATGACGAACTGTACCGACGCAGAGTCGCTCGAAGCCCGAATCCTCGGGGCCTGGGCCAGCTACATGCAAGAGCTTCGCAGCGCAGAAGATTGGCTTCGCGGCCTGGGGGTCGATGTCAACGCCGCGAGCAACGGAGCCATGCTCAATGTCGCCATCGCCGGGGAGTGCCAGGCGGTCAAGGTTCAAGTCAACCAACCGCGGAAGGTGATCTTGCCGAGCGACGGACCCCTGTCCGGAGTCACCCTGATGCGCCCCGAAGATCGCATCCTGGAGATCGATCCGTGTGTCGACTCTGCGGTCGACTTCGAGATCATCATCACCTCGCGCCTGGACGAGTTGTCGAGCATGGACAAACGTCTGAAAGAAGAGCAGCGGCGCAAGGCGATGTGGGATTCCGCTGACCTTACGGCAACCAACCATGAACGCGCATCCGATCGACCTCTGCGCATCTTGCTCGTCGGCCAAAGACTCGCAACCGAACGCTCCTGCATCGACTCCCTGCGCCTGCGCAAATACGAAGTCGAGATTGCGCGCAGCCTGAATGAAGCCGTCGATCTCTACAACCACATTTCGCCCGAACTGGTCATTGCAGACGTCAACCTCGGACGTTCAGATGGCATCGAGCTGATCGCTGCCCTGCGCACGGTGGTAGGGATCGAAGAAATCCCGGTGATTCTGGTAGACGATCACCGCCGCAGCAAGCGACGCGCAGCGGCGCAACAGGCGGGGGCAATCGGCTATCTCACCTATCCGATCCAAGTTGCCAAAATTTCTCAGCGACTCGAGGAGATCATCGAGCGGCCCAAACGCCGACGCTTTACGCGCTATCCCCAGCGGACCGCGGTGAAGATCCAGGGCTCGAGCGCGCATTCGACCGCAGTGACGATCGGTCGCGGTGGCATGATGATCCACACAGACGACAATTTCTCGATCAACAGTATTCACAGCTGTGATCTTGTCTTGTCCGAGCTGGGCAGGAACCTGCAGCTGGACGCCGAAGTGCTGTACCGGGTAAACGGCTCCGGTCGGCGGGGCGTTGGTTTTCGCTTTCAGTCGATGACGGCCGAGAACGAGGCCAGTTTGATCGAATACCTGCACTGCTTGCACTGA